The following are encoded together in the Malaya genurostris strain Urasoe2022 chromosome 3, Malgen_1.1, whole genome shotgun sequence genome:
- the LOC131437066 gene encoding DAZ-associated protein 2, with translation MNNKANNGYPYDAAQSAAYQQYVNSQIPTHAQLPPSYNSVVTSMTPAGYPPYPPGIVQQPFYTNNWSVNPSAPQAAPMQFATHHLPPPPPYAAAAQQAAVAAIPAQSVHPTMYQYPIATPPQAQPPQVYQAQIYPVQGAMYDAGARFGKTGGAATIPPPPPGIAPTAAQIAAMQGQQVVMTKKKNNFIHGGNGAGFTFW, from the exons ATGAACAACAAAGCAAATAATG GTTATCCGTATGATGCAGCTCAATCAGCGGCTTATCAGCAATATGTGAACAGTCAA ATTCCAACGCATGCACAGCTGCCTCCATCATATAATTCTGTGGTAACTAGCATGACACCAGCGGGCTATCCACCGTACCCTCCGGGGATCGTTCAGCAGCCATTCTACACTAACAACTGGAGCGTGAATCCGTCCGCACCACAGGCTGCCCCAATGCAATTCGCGACTCACCATCTTCCTCCGCCGCCGCCATACGCAGCGGCAGCCCAGCAGGCTGCAGTCGCCGCCATTCCAGCGCAATCCGTACATCCGACAATGTATCAGTATCCGATAGCGACTCCACCTCAAGCACAACCACCACAGGTGTATCAGGCACAAATTTATCCAGTTCAA GGTGCAATGTATGATGCTGGCGCACGTTTCGGCAAGACCGGAGGGGCTGCGACTATTCCACCGCCACCTCCCGGAATCGCACCAACTGCGGCTCAGATCGCCGCCATGCAAGGACAGCAGGTTGTGATGACGAAGAAAAAGAACAACTTCATTCATGGTGGCAACGGGGCCGGGTTCACATTCTGGTAA